A single Marinobacter sp. es.042 DNA region contains:
- a CDS encoding LuxR C-terminal-related transcriptional regulator, with the protein MLLTTKFLRPTSDSRAVKRERLSALLESRAPKRLNLVIAPAGFGKTTLVAQWCSRVSSPTAWLSLDEHDDEPRRFWQYLIGAFEQAGLTGASDLRKQLAHQSDDTFTEAITGLINTLARDDSPWSLVLDDFHFIGNPAIHRQFAYFIDYVPPGVLITLASRTEPPLPLARWRVRRWIQDIHPGLLAFSEDECRQFFQDTMGLDIADEDVHAIYRKTEGWVAAMQLSALSGKDASTSGNQLNLDERHISDYVLSEVLEQQPRELSEFLLETACCPRLCASLCDSIRGSDNSQELLEKLLSQNLFLIPLDTRNEWFRYHDLFRDALQLRISHSDPDSAARLWHRTVDWLLAHGHVQEAIAQIVRQEDWSRLARVLAEHGNNLIHGGYHLPVLDWIDALPQDLVIDNPQLQMLRIWGLFFANRIDSLEPLLSGLEDLLDRQVADSHPDAEGALGLQSEISLMRSYLARTRSDDKSAADLTRQVLREIDHTRIPLKSVTYYGLGLDYYGKGELTEAEDALQSAVRYGQVEHKPSTVLSSGGLLAWIQYNRGDIDLALETCTEIRQWVDKHYADPTQPRLISCWQNSTLCEIHRERNHPQLAATHLKPLLEHVERGTEPGQHVIIQYVRGHLAFSEGRLQDAIDALEDASQIARKRREQIVFEPPASTALLARCYLASGHPEKARACLDFRADAAFTNPLHLEQSRISEARVLVALDQPERAQEILSALLQPAERNAHNRHLVEILLVYGEALAKQERTDESEQMLTRAIKLAGEAGFMRLFAEESPDLRALLLGLPALDEPGSRNASVRKMLLDQRRSGEGHSETKASAISGERGRTTRNAETLPEPLSQRELEVLALIHAGHANKEIAAKMAVAPATVKAHIRNLYGKLGVGRRTEALARGRELGLLQG; encoded by the coding sequence ATGCTGCTCACCACAAAGTTTCTTCGGCCAACGTCAGACTCGCGCGCAGTTAAACGTGAGCGGCTGAGTGCCTTGCTTGAGTCCCGGGCTCCGAAAAGACTGAATCTCGTGATTGCTCCGGCCGGTTTTGGCAAGACCACGCTGGTTGCGCAATGGTGTTCAAGGGTTTCCTCCCCCACCGCCTGGCTCTCTCTGGATGAACACGATGATGAGCCTCGGCGATTCTGGCAGTACCTGATAGGTGCTTTTGAGCAAGCCGGCCTGACCGGCGCGTCCGATTTGCGCAAACAATTAGCCCACCAGTCAGATGACACGTTTACCGAAGCCATTACCGGCCTGATCAACACGCTGGCTCGTGATGACAGCCCGTGGTCGCTGGTGCTGGACGATTTCCACTTTATTGGCAACCCGGCCATCCACAGGCAGTTCGCCTATTTCATTGATTATGTTCCGCCGGGCGTTCTGATAACCCTGGCGTCCAGAACCGAACCGCCACTGCCCCTGGCCCGCTGGCGCGTCCGTCGGTGGATCCAGGACATTCACCCCGGCCTGCTGGCCTTTTCTGAAGACGAATGCCGCCAGTTCTTTCAAGACACCATGGGCCTTGATATCGCCGACGAGGATGTCCACGCGATCTACCGCAAAACCGAAGGCTGGGTCGCTGCCATGCAGCTGTCCGCATTATCCGGAAAGGACGCCAGCACCAGTGGAAACCAGTTAAATCTGGATGAGCGCCACATCAGCGATTATGTGCTGAGCGAAGTACTTGAGCAGCAACCCCGGGAGCTTTCGGAATTTCTGCTTGAAACGGCCTGTTGCCCCCGGCTGTGTGCATCCCTCTGTGATTCGATCCGTGGGTCCGACAACAGTCAGGAGCTGCTTGAAAAACTTCTCAGCCAGAATCTGTTCCTGATCCCGCTGGATACCCGGAACGAGTGGTTCCGCTATCACGACCTGTTTCGGGATGCGTTGCAACTCAGGATAAGTCACTCAGATCCCGACTCGGCCGCGCGACTCTGGCACCGCACCGTGGACTGGTTATTGGCCCATGGCCACGTGCAGGAAGCCATTGCCCAGATCGTCCGACAGGAGGACTGGTCCCGGCTTGCCCGGGTGCTCGCAGAACACGGCAACAACCTGATCCATGGCGGTTATCACCTCCCCGTACTGGACTGGATTGATGCCTTGCCACAGGATCTTGTCATCGACAATCCGCAACTCCAGATGCTCCGGATCTGGGGGCTGTTCTTTGCCAACCGCATCGATAGTCTGGAGCCGCTGCTGTCCGGCCTGGAGGATCTTCTGGACCGGCAGGTGGCGGACTCCCATCCGGATGCCGAAGGGGCCCTCGGGCTGCAAAGTGAGATCTCACTGATGCGCTCCTATCTGGCTCGCACCCGGAGTGACGACAAGAGCGCCGCAGATCTCACAAGACAGGTGCTCAGGGAGATTGATCACACTCGTATTCCGTTAAAGTCGGTGACCTATTACGGCCTGGGGCTGGATTACTACGGCAAGGGTGAACTCACCGAAGCCGAAGACGCGCTCCAGTCGGCAGTCCGTTACGGACAGGTCGAACATAAACCCAGTACGGTCCTTTCCAGTGGCGGCCTGCTGGCGTGGATTCAGTACAATCGCGGCGATATCGATCTGGCTTTGGAAACCTGCACCGAGATAAGGCAATGGGTGGACAAACACTATGCGGACCCAACCCAGCCAAGACTCATTTCATGCTGGCAGAACAGTACACTCTGTGAGATTCATCGCGAACGAAATCACCCCCAGCTAGCAGCCACGCACCTGAAACCGTTGCTCGAACATGTTGAGCGGGGCACCGAACCGGGCCAGCACGTGATCATTCAGTACGTGCGTGGTCACCTGGCTTTCAGCGAAGGCCGGCTGCAGGACGCGATTGACGCGCTCGAAGACGCATCCCAGATCGCCCGCAAGCGACGAGAGCAAATCGTGTTCGAGCCACCCGCAAGCACTGCCCTTCTGGCACGCTGCTACCTGGCTTCAGGCCATCCGGAAAAAGCCCGGGCCTGCCTGGATTTCCGAGCCGATGCCGCGTTCACCAATCCGCTTCACCTTGAACAAAGCCGTATTAGCGAGGCGCGAGTGCTGGTGGCACTGGATCAGCCCGAGCGGGCCCAGGAGATACTCAGCGCTCTTTTGCAACCGGCTGAACGCAACGCCCACAACCGACACCTTGTGGAAATTCTGTTGGTCTATGGCGAGGCCCTGGCAAAGCAGGAACGGACCGATGAATCGGAGCAAATGCTGACCCGTGCGATAAAACTGGCCGGCGAGGCCGGCTTCATGCGGCTTTTTGCGGAGGAAAGCCCGGATCTGCGTGCCCTGCTCCTTGGTTTGCCAGCGCTGGATGAACCGGGAAGCAGGAACGCGAGCGTCAGGAAAATGCTTCTCGATCAACGCCGGTCTGGCGAGGGCCATTCTGAAACAAAAGCCAGTGCCATTTCTGGTGAGCGTGGCCGTACGACACGCAACGCCGAAACACTGCCTGAACCTCTCAGCCAGCGAGAACTTGAAGTGCTTGCGCTGATCCATGCGGGCCATGCCAACAAGGAAATTGCCGCAAAGATGGCCGTTGCCCCGGCTACGGTGAAGGCCCACATTCGCAACCTTTATGGAAAGCTCGGCGTGGGCCGCAGAACCGAGGCTCTGGCCAGGGGCCGGGAACTGGGGTTGCTGCAAGGCTGA
- the cysB gene encoding HTH-type transcriptional regulator CysB: MKLQQLRYIWEVAHHDLNVSATAQSLFTSQPGISKQIRLLEDELGLEVFARSGKHLTRITPGGEIIIREAGEILRRVEGIKKIAQEFSNQRKGDLSIATTHTQARYALPPIISGFIEEYPDVSLHMHQGTPMQISEMAASGAVDFAIATEGMELFNDLIMMPCYKWNRSVIVPKDHPLAKLPELTLPELAEYPLVTYVFGFTGRSKLDEAFQSQGLTPKVVFTAADADVIKTYVRLGLGVGIVASMAFDPKTDTDLVALDARKLFRPSVTRLGFRKGTFLRGYMYDFIHRFAPHLTKEKVDEAVSHQGSRSEIEGLFKDVELPTH; encoded by the coding sequence ATGAAACTACAACAGTTGCGCTATATCTGGGAAGTTGCGCATCACGACCTGAATGTCTCAGCAACCGCCCAGAGTCTGTTCACGTCCCAGCCGGGTATCTCCAAACAGATACGCCTGCTGGAGGACGAGCTGGGGCTTGAAGTATTTGCCCGCAGCGGCAAGCATCTCACCAGAATCACACCGGGCGGCGAGATCATTATTCGCGAGGCCGGCGAAATCCTGCGGCGGGTTGAGGGCATCAAAAAGATTGCCCAGGAATTCAGTAACCAGCGAAAAGGTGATCTCAGCATCGCCACCACGCATACCCAGGCCCGTTATGCACTGCCACCGATTATCAGTGGTTTTATAGAAGAGTACCCCGACGTCTCCCTGCATATGCATCAGGGCACGCCAATGCAGATCTCCGAAATGGCAGCCAGCGGGGCGGTCGATTTTGCCATTGCTACCGAGGGCATGGAGCTGTTTAACGACCTGATCATGATGCCGTGCTACAAATGGAACCGGAGCGTCATCGTGCCGAAGGATCATCCACTGGCGAAACTGCCGGAACTGACACTACCGGAGCTGGCAGAATACCCGCTCGTGACTTACGTGTTCGGCTTTACGGGGCGCTCGAAACTGGATGAGGCGTTCCAGTCCCAGGGACTGACACCGAAAGTGGTATTTACTGCAGCGGACGCAGACGTGATCAAGACCTACGTCAGGTTGGGGCTCGGTGTCGGAATTGTCGCGAGCATGGCATTCGATCCAAAAACGGACACCGACCTGGTTGCGCTCGACGCTCGCAAGCTTTTCCGTCCCAGCGTCACACGACTCGGGTTCCGAAAGGGGACTTTCCTGCGGGGCTATATGTATGACTTCATTCACCGTTTCGCGCCCCATCTCACCAAAGAAAAGGTGGACGAGGCTGTTTCCCACCAGGGCAGCCGGTCTGAAATCGAGGGATTGTTCAAGGATGTCGAGCTGCCCACTCACTAA
- a CDS encoding phosphoadenylyl-sulfate reductase, with protein MTDIQTLREELEGQSPRSILKAALQQYDNIAISFSGAEDVVLIEMAHKLTDNLKVFTLDTGRLHPETYDFVERVRKHYGIEIEVLFPDAQEVQGLVNKKGLFSFYEDGHGECCGIRKVNPLRRKLANVDAWITGQRKDQSPGTRNDVPLVQKDTAFSSNEKTLVKFNPLANWTSKEVWDYIRMSEAPYNKLHEKGFVSIGCQPCTRPVLPGQHEREGRWWWEEATQKECGLHAGNLIARE; from the coding sequence ATGACCGATATTCAAACCCTGCGGGAAGAGCTCGAAGGCCAGAGCCCCCGTTCGATTCTCAAAGCCGCGCTGCAACAATACGATAACATCGCCATCTCTTTCAGTGGCGCAGAAGATGTCGTGTTGATTGAAATGGCGCACAAGCTGACCGACAACCTGAAGGTTTTCACTCTGGATACAGGCCGTCTGCATCCGGAAACCTACGATTTTGTAGAGCGGGTTCGCAAGCATTACGGCATTGAGATCGAAGTTCTGTTTCCGGATGCTCAAGAAGTTCAGGGTCTGGTGAACAAAAAGGGCCTTTTCAGCTTCTATGAAGATGGGCACGGTGAGTGTTGCGGCATTCGCAAGGTCAATCCCCTGCGCCGCAAGCTGGCTAACGTGGACGCATGGATTACCGGGCAACGGAAAGATCAGAGCCCCGGAACACGCAACGACGTTCCGCTGGTCCAGAAAGACACCGCCTTCTCAAGTAATGAGAAAACACTGGTAAAGTTCAACCCACTCGCAAACTGGACATCAAAAGAGGTGTGGGATTACATCCGTATGTCAGAGGCGCCCTACAACAAACTGCATGAGAAAGGCTTTGTCAGCATCGGCTGCCAGCCCTGCACCCGCCCTGTCCTGCCCGGTCAACATGAGCGTGAAGGCCGCTGGTGGTGGGAAGAAGCTACCCAGAAAGAATGCGGCCTCCATGCCGGCAACCTGATCGCCCGGGAATAA
- the thrH gene encoding bifunctional phosphoserine phosphatase/homoserine phosphotransferase ThrH gives MELACLDLEGVLIPEIWIAFAEKTGIEELKATTRDIPDYDVLMKQRLKLLDQHGYGLPQIQEVIGELDPLPGAREFLDWLRERFQVVILSDTFYEFAMPLMKKLGYPALLCHKLEVADDGQITNYLLRQRDPKRQSVRAFQLLNYRVIAAGDSYNDTTMLGQAEAGILFHAPQNVIDEFPQFPAVHNFEDLRQEFLKASAVHNA, from the coding sequence GTGGAACTGGCATGCCTTGACCTTGAAGGAGTATTGATCCCGGAGATCTGGATCGCGTTCGCCGAAAAGACCGGCATTGAAGAGCTCAAGGCGACCACCCGCGATATTCCGGATTATGACGTGCTGATGAAGCAGCGCCTCAAGCTGCTGGACCAGCACGGCTATGGCCTTCCGCAAATCCAGGAAGTGATTGGCGAGCTGGACCCGCTGCCCGGCGCCCGGGAGTTTCTGGATTGGCTGCGCGAGCGTTTTCAGGTTGTGATACTGTCCGACACCTTCTACGAATTCGCGATGCCCCTGATGAAGAAGCTGGGTTATCCGGCACTGCTTTGTCACAAGCTGGAAGTTGCAGACGACGGCCAGATCACGAACTACCTGCTGCGCCAGCGCGATCCCAAGCGACAGTCCGTGAGGGCATTCCAATTGCTGAATTACCGCGTGATTGCTGCCGGTGATTCATACAACGACACCACCATGCTGGGGCAGGCCGAAGCCGGTATTCTTTTCCACGCTCCGCAGAACGTAATCGACGAGTTCCCGCAGTTCCCTGCAGTGCATAACTTCGAGGATCTCAGGCAGGAGTTTCTCAAGGCCAGTGCTGTTCACAACGCCTGA
- the pabB gene encoding aminodeoxychorismate synthase component I yields the protein MLELNQERYHRLLSHACRKADFAYIGSVGNGAARGVFSGFSARAVATEVLQHPVPEDFCSDQLAQNMESLVRQFQIEQEPNPECLSGGWIGFLGYELGYVRENRLRELCSSLDVPLMSAGFYLWTASHNRKTDQYWLWIHPDCPDGTRDLLDQWLATDVPTASTGWSMVCGFQPRQTPVAFRTSVERVRQYIEAGDCYQANLSQEFSGRFAGDPWRAFQALSDANPTPYSGFIRTGEASIISVSPERFLEIHDRTVTTSPIKGTRPRGRTPETDLAYASELEGSEKDLAENLMIVDLLRNDLGLNAKPGSVKVDKLFALESYKNVHHLVSHIRAELADGVTPMKALFDAFPGGSITGAPKIRAMEIIRELEPHWRGPYCGSIFYRGLDGTLDSNIAIRTMLCDGQGTIRCWGGGGIVADSDPEAEYQETLAKVGSLMRFLEELVIE from the coding sequence ATGCTTGAACTCAACCAGGAGCGCTACCATCGCCTGCTAAGCCATGCCTGCCGGAAAGCAGATTTCGCCTATATCGGGAGTGTCGGTAACGGCGCGGCCCGGGGAGTTTTCAGCGGATTTTCTGCCAGAGCTGTTGCCACCGAAGTACTCCAACACCCTGTGCCTGAAGATTTCTGCTCCGATCAGCTTGCCCAGAACATGGAAAGCCTCGTCCGCCAGTTCCAGATCGAACAGGAACCCAATCCGGAATGCCTGTCCGGAGGGTGGATTGGATTCCTGGGCTATGAGCTCGGGTATGTCAGGGAAAACCGTCTCAGAGAGCTCTGCTCATCTCTGGATGTTCCCCTGATGTCTGCAGGATTCTATCTTTGGACTGCCAGTCATAATCGCAAGACAGATCAATATTGGCTTTGGATTCATCCGGATTGCCCTGATGGGACGCGGGATTTACTGGACCAGTGGCTGGCCACGGACGTACCCACCGCCTCCACTGGATGGTCTATGGTTTGCGGATTTCAGCCCAGGCAAACACCGGTTGCCTTCAGGACGAGCGTAGAAAGGGTTCGCCAATACATCGAAGCCGGCGATTGTTATCAGGCGAATCTGTCCCAGGAATTCTCAGGCCGTTTCGCAGGGGATCCCTGGCGAGCATTCCAGGCGCTTTCGGATGCTAACCCTACGCCCTACAGCGGTTTCATCCGAACAGGCGAAGCATCGATTATCTCGGTCTCCCCCGAACGTTTTCTCGAGATACACGATCGCACCGTAACCACCAGCCCCATCAAGGGCACCAGGCCGAGAGGCAGAACGCCGGAAACCGATCTGGCCTATGCCTCTGAACTGGAAGGCTCCGAAAAGGACCTCGCCGAAAACCTGATGATCGTCGATCTTCTCCGCAATGATCTTGGCCTGAACGCGAAACCCGGTAGCGTGAAAGTCGACAAACTTTTTGCTCTTGAGTCCTACAAGAACGTTCATCACCTCGTCAGCCACATTCGCGCGGAACTTGCCGACGGTGTTACGCCCATGAAGGCTCTGTTTGACGCATTCCCGGGCGGTTCCATTACGGGTGCGCCCAAGATCCGAGCAATGGAAATCATCCGGGAGCTTGAGCCCCACTGGCGTGGCCCCTACTGCGGCTCGATTTTCTATCGCGGACTGGATGGCACGCTCGACAGCAATATTGCGATTCGAACCATGCTGTGTGACGGCCAGGGCACTATTCGGTGCTGGGGTGGTGGCGGTATTGTTGCGGATTCGGATCCCGAGGCTGAATATCAGGAGACGCTCGCAAAAGTCGGGTCTTTAATGCGGTTTCTGGAAGAATTGGTGATTGAGTGA
- a CDS encoding DUF6160 family protein, with protein MKGLKKLALATAVAAAPFAASADLKALDDSAMGNVTGQAGVTIELETEVSIGEFRYTDEGYLSVNDIFIGGGSVERDASGNVTGVDGRLDDLYVDIDVEDDGDAYIDVHSISGAPIDFAVGVGSASLHATDGSGDSTLLASNIGIEGNLGLLNIRVDTATDNLIMNVGFNVTDMDMDVDFLGVNVRDLTVYGATYYENGGAIDAASMFASAQITVGKGTSVRTGGDALEITVPQFVADIGVGAVEIGGESIGSFRMDNLAVTNTTMRVYGHQ; from the coding sequence ATGAAAGGCCTGAAGAAACTCGCACTGGCAACTGCCGTTGCTGCAGCTCCGTTTGCAGCTAGCGCTGACCTTAAGGCACTGGATGACAGTGCAATGGGCAACGTGACCGGTCAGGCTGGTGTAACCATCGAACTGGAAACTGAAGTAAGCATCGGTGAGTTCCGCTACACCGACGAAGGTTACCTCTCAGTAAACGACATCTTCATTGGTGGCGGTTCCGTTGAGCGTGATGCTAGCGGAAATGTGACTGGTGTCGATGGTCGGCTTGACGACCTCTATGTGGATATCGATGTTGAGGATGATGGCGACGCTTACATTGATGTACACAGCATCTCCGGCGCTCCAATCGACTTCGCTGTCGGTGTAGGTTCGGCATCCCTGCACGCAACAGATGGTAGCGGCGACAGCACTCTTTTGGCGAGCAACATCGGCATTGAGGGCAACCTGGGGCTGCTGAATATTCGTGTGGATACCGCTACTGACAATCTGATCATGAACGTTGGTTTCAACGTGACTGATATGGATATGGATGTGGACTTCCTCGGCGTCAATGTTCGTGATCTCACTGTGTATGGTGCCACCTACTACGAAAATGGCGGTGCCATTGACGCAGCGAGCATGTTCGCTAGCGCACAAATCACCGTTGGCAAAGGCACTTCCGTTAGAACTGGTGGCGATGCCCTCGAAATCACCGTTCCACAGTTCGTAGCTGACATCGGTGTCGGCGCTGTTGAGATCGGCGGTGAGTCTATCGGTTCATTCCGTATGGACAACCTCGCCGTTACCAACACCACTATGCGTGTTTATGGTCACCAGTAA
- a CDS encoding DUF58 domain-containing protein — protein MKNPFRNRFRRWINRRIPRSDVQSFSQKNIFILPTGAGLVFGLLLVIMLLTAINYQNSLIYLSTFLLGAVFVGAMHQTHRNLSGLELTLVQPGEGFAGDDIPFRLRLKAGRDDAIAILLSCEESGLAPVHVHSGRSQDVTLPVHSAHRGYLRPDRVRIETRFPFGLLKAWSWVRPVSAGLVFPRPVPAPEAFSTVEDGEDSAEARSVEGNDHADIRPWREGDLSQRVLWKRFARTGQMVVADWEGEQGSPYWLDFNAYPGADHELRLSYLAFLVNERGKSGVRFGLNLPGQNIEPDSGPAHAMRCLRALATWGEERPRDAMAEPHGTRRQPIGNSPRYAREGQA, from the coding sequence ATGAAAAATCCGTTCAGAAATCGCTTTCGTCGCTGGATTAACCGACGGATTCCGCGGTCCGATGTCCAGAGCTTCAGTCAGAAGAACATATTCATCCTGCCTACCGGTGCGGGGCTCGTGTTCGGGCTGTTGCTCGTCATCATGCTTCTCACCGCCATCAATTATCAGAATAGCCTGATTTATTTGAGTACCTTTTTGCTTGGGGCGGTCTTTGTTGGCGCGATGCATCAGACCCATCGAAATCTGTCCGGTCTGGAGCTCACGCTGGTTCAGCCAGGAGAGGGCTTTGCAGGTGATGATATTCCGTTCCGACTCCGCTTGAAGGCAGGGCGGGATGACGCCATTGCCATCCTGCTGTCCTGCGAAGAGTCCGGCCTCGCCCCGGTCCACGTCCATTCGGGCCGGTCCCAGGATGTCACGCTTCCGGTTCATTCCGCTCATCGGGGGTATTTGCGGCCCGATCGTGTACGGATTGAAACGCGTTTTCCGTTCGGCCTCCTCAAGGCCTGGTCGTGGGTTCGGCCGGTATCCGCCGGTCTGGTATTTCCAAGGCCGGTTCCAGCACCTGAGGCGTTCAGCACGGTAGAGGATGGTGAAGATTCAGCAGAAGCACGATCCGTTGAAGGCAATGATCATGCGGATATCCGACCCTGGCGGGAAGGTGATCTCAGCCAGCGGGTACTCTGGAAACGGTTCGCACGAACCGGGCAAATGGTGGTCGCAGACTGGGAGGGTGAGCAGGGCAGTCCCTACTGGCTGGATTTCAACGCCTACCCCGGCGCAGACCATGAGTTGCGGTTGAGTTACCTGGCGTTTCTGGTTAACGAACGGGGCAAAAGCGGTGTGCGCTTCGGGTTGAATCTCCCCGGGCAAAACATTGAGCCTGATTCGGGGCCAGCGCACGCAATGCGGTGCCTGCGAGCATTGGCAACCTGGGGTGAGGAACGGCCCCGGGATGCCATGGCCGAGCCCCATGGAACGCGCAGGCAGCCGATAGGAAACTCACCGCGGTATGCAAGGGAGGGGCAGGCTTGA
- a CDS encoding DUF3488 and DUF4129 domain-containing transglutaminase family protein: MDRLRGTQSEEATATNLPSRALLWLIASFALLLSPQWDRLPLWLIAACAVLAAWRWLAQYGRVRLPGRLLRTGIMLVLIGVYVATVQGRFTVDTAASFFVLAVGLKWLETRSVRDFYVLFFILVYLASVNFLFHQEILWALVNFTGIALLLVGLQVLNAPELPGGMTSGWRRLGGMFLKTLPIVVLLFVFFPRMSPLWSVPLVSGQARTGISDTMRPGDISNLAQSSERAFRVTFGGEMPAYRDRYWRGLILDYLDGETWRQGQQEPFRALGRVAVDGGIGELEPNQYDVLLEPTDQRWAFALESSRAVSDNVFEDSADLFRFRRPADSPVRYRLALESEASVAETQNAAELRRYLQLPQEGNPRAREFARELRRTMGDEQVVRTLLQRFREQEYFYTLRPPAMPEDGIDSLLFDEKRGFCAHYAGATTFVLRAAGIPSRVVVGYQGGENGAGGDYLIVRQYDAHAWVEAYIDGSGWVRIDPTAAIAPDRIELGLREAMAAEGSFLESNWASPQRYADVALVQWASLQLDRINYQWQRWVVGYQGQSQMDLMSRLPGGFGMRELGYMTAGIVGAGLLIAGLISAFQMRRGERRDAFRRVVDTWHRLCASAGVPVRHGETPSVLASRLAKAEPAAGDSARLFARMVNSHYYSAGKDDEGVEQLKRMRRLLATMKRQLRRSGTRTGKSSD, from the coding sequence CTGGACCGCCTCAGAGGCACCCAATCGGAAGAAGCGACAGCGACCAATCTGCCATCGAGGGCCCTGCTCTGGCTGATTGCCAGTTTTGCGTTGCTGTTGTCGCCCCAGTGGGACCGGTTACCGCTTTGGCTGATTGCAGCCTGTGCGGTGTTGGCCGCCTGGCGCTGGTTGGCGCAATACGGAAGGGTAAGGCTTCCTGGCCGCCTGTTACGCACGGGCATTATGCTGGTGCTGATCGGCGTCTATGTAGCAACAGTACAGGGGCGGTTCACAGTAGATACCGCAGCTTCGTTTTTCGTGCTGGCGGTAGGTCTCAAGTGGCTGGAGACCCGTTCGGTCAGGGACTTCTACGTTCTTTTCTTCATTCTTGTCTATCTGGCCTCGGTGAATTTCCTGTTCCACCAGGAGATTCTTTGGGCATTGGTGAACTTCACCGGCATAGCGCTGCTGTTGGTTGGGTTGCAGGTACTGAACGCACCGGAACTGCCCGGTGGCATGACTTCAGGCTGGCGCAGGCTGGGTGGAATGTTCCTCAAGACGCTGCCGATTGTCGTTCTGTTATTCGTGTTTTTCCCCCGGATGTCGCCGCTGTGGAGTGTGCCGCTGGTGTCCGGACAGGCTCGTACCGGAATCAGCGACACCATGAGGCCAGGGGATATTTCCAACCTTGCCCAGAGCAGTGAGAGGGCGTTCCGGGTAACCTTTGGCGGCGAGATGCCCGCCTACAGGGACAGATACTGGCGAGGGCTTATTCTCGACTATCTGGATGGAGAAACCTGGCGCCAGGGTCAACAAGAACCATTTCGGGCGCTGGGCCGCGTAGCGGTTGATGGTGGCATAGGAGAGCTTGAGCCAAACCAGTATGACGTGTTATTGGAACCGACGGATCAGCGCTGGGCATTTGCCCTGGAAAGTTCCCGAGCGGTATCGGATAACGTGTTCGAAGACAGCGCGGATCTCTTCCGTTTCCGGCGGCCGGCTGACAGCCCCGTGCGTTACAGGCTGGCACTGGAGAGCGAAGCTTCTGTTGCCGAGACACAAAACGCTGCGGAACTGCGCCGCTACCTGCAGTTGCCGCAGGAAGGCAATCCCAGAGCGCGAGAATTTGCGCGGGAACTTCGCCGCACGATGGGCGACGAGCAGGTCGTTCGTACCCTGTTGCAGCGTTTCCGAGAACAGGAGTACTTTTACACGCTCAGACCTCCTGCCATGCCTGAAGACGGCATCGATTCCCTGCTTTTCGACGAAAAGCGCGGTTTTTGCGCCCACTATGCGGGCGCAACCACCTTCGTGTTGCGCGCTGCCGGTATTCCCTCGCGCGTTGTCGTCGGCTATCAGGGCGGAGAAAACGGGGCGGGAGGCGATTATCTGATTGTGCGGCAGTACGATGCCCATGCCTGGGTTGAGGCGTACATTGACGGCAGCGGATGGGTGAGGATCGATCCGACGGCCGCCATTGCGCCGGACCGAATTGAATTGGGCCTGAGAGAGGCGATGGCAGCGGAGGGATCCTTCCTGGAAAGCAACTGGGCCTCGCCCCAGCGTTATGCGGATGTTGCCCTGGTGCAATGGGCGAGTCTTCAGCTGGATCGCATCAACTACCAGTGGCAGCGCTGGGTCGTCGGCTATCAGGGCCAGAGCCAGATGGATCTGATGTCCAGGCTGCCGGGTGGTTTCGGCATGCGCGAATTGGGATACATGACGGCGGGCATCGTTGGTGCCGGATTGCTAATCGCCGGACTCATTTCCGCATTTCAGATGCGCCGTGGAGAACGGCGAGACGCGTTCCGGAGGGTGGTGGACACGTGGCACCGTTTGTGCGCGAGTGCAGGCGTGCCTGTCCGTCACGGTGAAACGCCGTCGGTTCTGGCATCAAGACTGGCAAAAGCTGAACCGGCGGCAGGGGATTCTGCCAGGCTTTTTGCCCGGATGGTGAACAGCCATTACTATAGCGCTGGTAAAGACGACGAGGGCGTTGAGCAGTTGAAGCGAATGCGCCGCTTGCTTGCAACCATGAAGCGCCAGCTGCGCAGATCCGGAACCCGCACAGGAAAATCCAGTGACTGA